One Triticum dicoccoides isolate Atlit2015 ecotype Zavitan chromosome 4B, WEW_v2.0, whole genome shotgun sequence genomic window carries:
- the LOC119293408 gene encoding O-fucosyltransferase 9-like: MRALASRPSPLMASHYKKSGKRWVPCIRKRLTQSALPPSNGFLVIEANGGLNQQRISICDAVAVASLLNATLVSPAFHLNSVWRDSSKFGDIFDEDHFIETLRKHVRVVKELPENVSVQFDHNISSIPNMRTKAFSSHNYYLENVLPKLLELGAVRIAPFSNRLANSVPSNTHALRCLANYEALRFSEPIRILADNMVDRMIKKSALTGGKYMSVHLRFEEDMVAFSCCIYDGDWKENIAMENARERGWRGKFRRPGRVINPEANRRNGRCPLAPIEVGMMLRGMGFDNTTSLYVASGKIYNAEKYMTPLRELFPLLQTKETLTSPEELAQFKGHSSRLAALDYTVCLRSEAFVTTQGSNFPHFLIGHRRYLYGGHAKTITPDKRKMVLLFDNLDIRWDRFTHFMQDIRRQSESKGFGFRKQHGSIYNLPMPDCMCQQAEA; this comes from the exons ATGCGTGCCCTCGCCTCTCGTCCTAGCCCA CTAATGGCATCCCATTATAAAAAGTCTGGAAAGAGATGGGTACCTTGCATCAGAAAGAGATTGACACAATCAG CGTTACCACCTTCAAATGGTTTTCTCGTAATTGAAGCAAATGGTGGTCTGAATCAGCAACGCATTTCT ATTTGTGATGCTGTTGCTGTGGCAAGCTTACTTAATGCAACTCTTGTCAGCCCAGCTTTTCATCTGAATAGTGTTTGGCGTGATTCTAG CAAATTTGGTGATATCTTTGATGAAGACCATTTTATTGAAACACTCCGAAAACATGTAAGGGTTGtcaaagaacttcctgaaaatgttTCTGTGCAGTTTGACCATAATATCAGCAGTATACCGAATATGAGAACCAAAGCCTTCTCGTCTCACAATTACTACCTAGAAAATGTGCTTCCGAAACTGTTGGAGCTAGG GGCTGTGCGTATTGCTCCTTTCTCAAATAGATTGGCTAATTCAGTTCCATCAAATACCCATGCGTTGAGATGTTTGGCAAACTATGAGGCATTGAGATTTTCTGAACCCATAAGAATTCTTGCAGATAACATGGTTGACCGAATGATCAAGAAGAGTGCTTTGACTGGTGGGAAGTACATGTCAGTTCATCTTCGCTTTGAAGAG GATATGGTAGCTTTCTCTTGCTGTATATATGACGGTGACTGGAAGGAGAATATTGCAATGGAGAATGCTCGTGAAAGGGGCTGGAGAGGGAAGTTTCGCCGACCAGGTCGAGTGATTAATCCCGAGGCCAACCGGAGGAATGGGAGATGTCCTTTAGCTCCTATAGAG GTTGGAATGATGCTGCGTGGCATGGGGTTTGATAATACTACCTCACTCTACGTTGCATCCGGTAAAATATACAATGCTGAGAAGTATATGACTCCTCTTCGAGAGTTGTTTCCACTTCTACAAACAAAGGAAACACTCACTTCACCTGAGGAGCTTGCACAGTTCAAG GGGCATTCATCCAGACTGGCAGCATTGGACTACACAGTCTGTCTACGGAGCGAAGCCTTTGTAACAACTCAAGGAAGCAATTTCCCTCATTTCCTGATCGGACACAGGCGTTATTTGTATGGGGGGCATGCAAAGACAATAACACCAGATAAACGGAAGATGGTGCTACTCTTTGACAACCTGGATATCAG atgggaTCGTTTCACGCACTTCATGCAGGATATTCGTCGCCAAAGTGAATCGAAAGGTTTCGGGTTCAGGAAACAGCATGGATCGATATACAACCTCCCGATGCCCGACTGCATGTGTCAGCAAGCTGAAGCATGA